In Longimicrobium sp., one DNA window encodes the following:
- a CDS encoding type II toxin-antitoxin system VapC family toxin, protein MATPEIAVADTHALLWWLSDQRHQLGRQAQAFFDQVDSARAVVCVSTMSLVEIDEAVTRRRISFPEPFPGFVRRLEATPSRYQLVSLTPEIVLHAHELFQIPERGDRLIAATAAALGYPLITRDPEIARVIGADHLW, encoded by the coding sequence ATGGCCACTCCGGAGATCGCAGTCGCGGATACGCATGCGTTGCTTTGGTGGCTCTCTGACCAGCGCCACCAACTCGGGCGGCAAGCCCAAGCGTTCTTCGATCAGGTGGATAGCGCCCGAGCTGTCGTCTGCGTTTCCACGATGTCTCTGGTCGAAATCGATGAAGCTGTTACCAGGCGCCGCATTAGCTTCCCTGAGCCATTCCCTGGTTTCGTGCGTCGGCTCGAGGCGACCCCGTCGCGATACCAACTGGTGAGCCTCACCCCCGAAATTGTCCTTCACGCGCACGAACTCTTCCAGATTCCCGAGCGCGGCGATCGCCTGATCGCAGCCACGGCCGCGGCCCTCGGTTATCCACTCATCACCCGCGATCCGGAAATCGCGCGGGTGATCGGCGCCGACCACCTCTGGTAG
- a CDS encoding aromatic ring-hydroxylating dioxygenase subunit alpha, with amino-acid sequence MQVQTSISVPAITGCPSERPTDACESRPIMRFRCGTLHENWYIAALSKQVTAKKPYAATIMEEPIVLFRGGDGRATALIDRCLHRNAALSKGDLFDGCIGCPYHGWTYNAEGELVIIPSESPEVRPREGRRLERFPVREQDGFVWVYLGTPERAAEKEPFRFPHADEPGWRSYVMLTPFEGDVTDLVENFMDVPHTAFVHSGWFRKAANVKRAEATIERTADAVHVEYFQPDDSIGFSKWLLNPDGKPMVHTDRFFMPNITRVDYMWGDQRGFVITSQITPITPDRAMVYTAITFRFGVFNPLARWLLPPYTRTVIQQDVRIMEVQTGNLRRFGARRFSGTAADEIHRAIEALRDHAAAGEQGPPPEPISTRIEFWM; translated from the coding sequence ATGCAGGTTCAGACCTCCATCTCCGTTCCCGCCATCACCGGGTGCCCGAGCGAGCGCCCGACCGATGCGTGCGAGTCGCGCCCCATCATGCGGTTCCGTTGCGGGACGCTGCACGAGAACTGGTACATCGCCGCCCTCTCCAAGCAGGTGACGGCGAAGAAGCCGTACGCGGCCACTATCATGGAGGAGCCGATCGTGCTCTTCCGCGGCGGGGACGGCCGGGCGACGGCGCTCATCGACCGCTGCCTGCATCGCAACGCCGCGCTCAGCAAGGGCGACCTGTTCGACGGGTGCATCGGTTGCCCCTACCACGGGTGGACGTACAACGCCGAGGGCGAGCTGGTGATCATTCCCTCCGAGAGCCCCGAGGTGCGGCCGCGGGAGGGGCGGCGGCTGGAGCGCTTTCCCGTCCGCGAGCAGGACGGCTTCGTGTGGGTGTACCTGGGAACGCCGGAGCGCGCGGCGGAAAAGGAGCCCTTCCGCTTTCCGCACGCGGACGAGCCGGGGTGGCGCTCGTACGTGATGCTGACGCCGTTCGAGGGGGACGTCACGGACCTGGTGGAGAACTTCATGGACGTGCCGCACACGGCGTTCGTGCACTCCGGCTGGTTCCGCAAGGCGGCGAACGTCAAGCGCGCCGAAGCGACCATCGAGCGCACGGCGGACGCGGTGCACGTGGAGTACTTTCAGCCGGACGACTCCATCGGCTTCAGCAAGTGGCTGCTGAACCCCGACGGCAAGCCGATGGTGCACACGGACCGCTTCTTCATGCCCAACATCACCCGCGTGGACTACATGTGGGGCGACCAGCGTGGCTTCGTCATCACCTCGCAGATCACGCCCATCACGCCCGACCGAGCGATGGTGTACACCGCCATCACCTTCCGCTTCGGCGTCTTCAACCCGCTCGCGCGGTGGCTGCTTCCGCCGTACACGCGCACCGTCATCCAGCAGGATGTGCGCATCATGGAGGTGCAGACCGGCAACCTCCGCCGCTTCGGGGCACGGCGGTTCAGCGGCACCGCGGCGGACGAGATCCATCGCGCCATCGAGGCCCTGCGCGACCACGCCGCCGCCGGAGAACAGGGCCCGCCGCCCGAGCCGATCAGCACCCGCATCGAGTTCTGGATGTGA
- a CDS encoding GNAT family N-acetyltransferase, whose product MTDTATAAIHLRRANEDDGAAMCELFARVPMETELALSIRRDPDFSALLRLQSDDWECWVAEEDGCVEAMASLVFRDGYLGGVEHRIGYLGDLRLSPAVQGRHLLNRVYGPTLTASMESRGCAASLTAVIASNERALRALAAQNRRQRGMPRYTPLCDFRIRNVHLALPRFRQGSAFRVRRATEIDIPTLAAFLDADARRRPFGQPMPEAELRRRLREWPGLRIDSFYLAEDGSGALAGCVAMWDAAPVKRTIVAAYRGGMRRVKMGYDLAARLLRFPRLPDPGQELRYLYATHQAVPSGDPAVLRALLHRVYADHRRRGYVLLSFFAPEGDPLDAAFRGFQFTDLPARLFVVTPPGVEPPAECFAPGRPGFEMALV is encoded by the coding sequence GTGACGGATACGGCCACCGCCGCCATCCACCTCCGCCGCGCCAATGAGGACGATGGCGCGGCGATGTGCGAGCTGTTCGCGCGCGTGCCAATGGAAACGGAACTGGCGCTCTCCATCCGCCGCGACCCGGACTTCTCCGCCCTGCTCCGCCTGCAGTCGGACGATTGGGAGTGCTGGGTGGCGGAAGAGGATGGATGCGTGGAGGCGATGGCGTCGCTCGTCTTCCGCGACGGCTACCTGGGCGGGGTCGAGCATCGGATTGGCTACCTGGGGGACCTCCGCCTGTCCCCGGCGGTACAGGGGCGCCACCTGCTGAACCGCGTCTACGGCCCTACACTCACCGCGTCGATGGAGTCGCGCGGGTGCGCGGCGTCGCTGACGGCGGTGATTGCGTCGAACGAACGCGCCCTCCGCGCGCTCGCGGCGCAGAACCGGCGGCAGCGCGGGATGCCGCGCTACACGCCCCTGTGCGACTTCCGCATCCGCAACGTGCACCTGGCGCTGCCCCGGTTCCGCCAAGGCAGCGCATTTCGAGTGCGGAGGGCGACGGAAATCGACATCCCCACGCTCGCCGCGTTCCTGGACGCGGACGCGCGCCGCCGCCCGTTCGGCCAGCCCATGCCGGAGGCGGAGCTGCGGCGGCGCCTGCGCGAGTGGCCGGGGCTTCGCATCGACTCGTTCTACCTGGCGGAGGACGGCTCCGGCGCGCTCGCCGGATGCGTGGCGATGTGGGATGCGGCACCAGTCAAGCGCACCATCGTTGCCGCGTACCGTGGCGGGATGCGTCGCGTGAAGATGGGCTACGACCTGGCCGCGCGGCTGCTGCGTTTCCCCCGCCTGCCCGATCCCGGGCAGGAGCTGCGCTACCTGTACGCCACGCACCAGGCCGTGCCGTCCGGCGATCCAGCCGTGCTGCGCGCGCTGCTACACCGCGTCTACGCAGACCATCGCCGCCGCGGCTACGTGCTGCTCTCGTTCTTTGCGCCCGAAGGCGATCCGCTGGACGCCGCGTTCCGCGGGTTCCAGTTCACCGATTTGCCGGCCCGCCTGTTCGTCGTCACTCCGCCGGGCGTGGAGCCGCCGGCGGAGTGCTTCGCGCCCGGACGCCCCGGCTTCGAAATGGCCCTGGTATGA
- a CDS encoding CRTAC1 family protein produces MTPPISTPAAPPAQVPALRVASGGPKAPGWRGTIPSRRDMRWPFAAILTLYAVMGVSWLGFNRSPAQILLTIAAGCALDVVLHRILRRREWLFPLSAYISALSLSLILNYSHDYFLLLLPVAITIGSKYLLTFGGQHTINPSLAGVATTLLFAGGLITTAPAYQWGGHWAMSAFMVTAALSLFVFRVGRGWLIVSFLFFYALQTALRAYVMRHHLPPEMLFLGTMTTPPFFLFTFFMLTDPKTSPPNARGQVALAFGITVVDLYLHTKESVFTFFYAAFAIAISRWAFLHLREMWRMGALPHLRVAVDRGTLRTVGVLGAMVTIGGTAYATVIRPHVVMDDAGFVLREVPAAESGLGVTMDRGSYDLVDPRLRHISKWLLSVGASVAAGDVNGDGLPDLFLTHPLARDEDRAALYLNRGGFHFERVAVPALDSLRMAPERHGFASYGLFFDYDEDGALDLLVPVSFGRTRLLRSRVAETGRVEFEDISVAAGMPEYTISVAANVLDYDRDGRPDLLIGNVLDPWLPGYEHPTRLNIFELPQPEFDGDRRMFRFMHDGWHDARNGGRNVLLRNVGGRFQEMNAAAMGMPETHWTLSIGTADLNGDGWTDLYLASDFGRDDLYLNQGGRGFRRVAGRLFGHVGMDTYKGMNSSITDFDRNGWPDVYVSNVHQELQAEGSLLWMNRGPDVRGTPRLRDEATGRGALNEDRFGWGAGVGDLNNDGWPDVVQANGMVDDRLDERYAGCPDYWYVNHKLMQAGREVHTYADMWGDIRGRCTYPNERRRVYLNRGGDARPQFVDVAPLVGLTAGDNSRGVAIADLDGDGRQDVVIANQHAGPTLLRNAPSAKAKASHWIGLRLVGNGKRCGREAYGSTATVLIPGERPQTREVQAANGFSSQHDTRLHFGLGAAAPTVVSVRIRWCGGATTEHRLTRDGYHVLRQG; encoded by the coding sequence ATGACGCCCCCCATCTCGACCCCCGCCGCACCGCCGGCCCAGGTGCCGGCGCTACGCGTCGCCTCCGGCGGCCCGAAGGCGCCAGGCTGGCGCGGCACCATTCCGTCGCGCCGCGACATGCGGTGGCCTTTTGCCGCCATCCTGACGCTGTACGCGGTGATGGGCGTTTCGTGGCTGGGCTTCAACCGCTCGCCCGCGCAGATCCTGCTGACCATCGCCGCCGGCTGCGCGCTGGACGTGGTGCTGCACCGCATCCTGCGCCGCCGCGAGTGGCTGTTTCCGCTCAGCGCGTACATCAGCGCGCTCTCGCTGTCGCTGATCCTGAACTACTCGCACGACTACTTCCTGCTGCTGCTCCCGGTCGCCATCACCATCGGCTCCAAGTACCTGCTGACATTTGGCGGACAGCACACCATCAATCCCTCGCTCGCCGGCGTCGCCACCACGCTGCTGTTCGCGGGCGGGCTGATCACCACGGCACCCGCGTACCAGTGGGGCGGCCACTGGGCGATGTCGGCGTTCATGGTGACGGCGGCGCTCTCGCTGTTCGTGTTTCGCGTGGGCCGCGGGTGGCTGATCGTGTCGTTCCTCTTCTTCTACGCGCTGCAGACGGCCCTGCGCGCGTACGTCATGCGCCACCACCTGCCGCCGGAGATGCTGTTCCTGGGGACGATGACCACGCCCCCTTTCTTCCTCTTCACGTTCTTCATGCTGACGGATCCCAAGACGTCGCCACCCAATGCGCGCGGACAGGTGGCGCTGGCCTTCGGGATCACCGTGGTCGATCTGTATCTGCATACGAAGGAGAGCGTCTTCACCTTCTTCTACGCCGCGTTCGCCATCGCGATCAGCCGCTGGGCATTCCTTCACCTGCGCGAGATGTGGCGGATGGGGGCGCTCCCGCACCTGCGCGTGGCGGTGGACCGGGGGACGCTGCGGACGGTCGGCGTGCTGGGGGCGATGGTGACGATCGGCGGGACGGCGTACGCCACCGTCATCCGCCCGCACGTGGTGATGGACGACGCAGGGTTCGTGCTGCGCGAGGTGCCCGCGGCGGAGAGCGGGCTGGGCGTCACGATGGACCGCGGCAGCTACGACCTGGTGGATCCGCGGCTGCGCCACATCTCCAAGTGGCTCCTGTCCGTCGGCGCCTCGGTGGCCGCGGGCGACGTGAACGGTGACGGGCTGCCGGACCTGTTCCTCACCCATCCGCTCGCGAGGGACGAGGACCGCGCCGCGCTGTACCTGAACCGTGGCGGCTTCCATTTCGAGCGCGTCGCCGTCCCCGCGCTGGACTCGCTGCGGATGGCACCCGAGAGGCACGGCTTCGCCTCGTACGGGCTGTTCTTCGACTACGACGAGGACGGCGCGCTGGACCTGCTGGTTCCCGTCTCCTTCGGGCGGACGCGGCTGCTGCGCTCGCGGGTGGCGGAAACCGGCCGCGTGGAGTTCGAGGACATATCCGTGGCCGCTGGGATGCCGGAGTACACCATCTCCGTCGCCGCCAACGTGCTGGACTATGATCGCGACGGGCGCCCGGACCTGCTGATCGGCAACGTGCTCGATCCGTGGCTGCCCGGGTACGAGCACCCCACGCGCCTCAATATCTTCGAGCTTCCGCAGCCGGAATTCGACGGCGACCGGCGCATGTTCCGCTTCATGCACGACGGCTGGCACGACGCGCGGAACGGCGGGCGCAACGTGCTTCTGCGCAACGTGGGCGGCCGGTTTCAGGAGATGAACGCGGCGGCGATGGGTATGCCGGAGACGCACTGGACGCTCTCTATCGGCACGGCCGACCTGAACGGCGACGGGTGGACGGACCTGTACCTGGCCAGCGACTTCGGGCGCGACGACCTGTACCTGAACCAGGGTGGACGCGGCTTCCGGCGCGTGGCCGGGCGCCTTTTCGGACACGTGGGGATGGATACGTACAAGGGGATGAACTCGTCCATCACCGACTTCGACCGCAACGGCTGGCCAGACGTGTACGTGAGCAACGTGCACCAGGAGTTGCAGGCCGAGGGGTCGCTGCTGTGGATGAACCGCGGACCGGACGTCCGCGGCACGCCGCGGTTGCGCGACGAGGCGACGGGACGCGGCGCGCTGAACGAGGACCGCTTCGGGTGGGGCGCGGGGGTGGGAGACCTGAACAACGACGGCTGGCCGGACGTGGTGCAGGCCAACGGCATGGTCGACGACCGGCTGGACGAGCGGTACGCAGGGTGTCCGGACTACTGGTACGTGAACCACAAGCTGATGCAGGCCGGCCGCGAGGTGCACACCTATGCCGACATGTGGGGTGACATCCGGGGCCGCTGCACCTATCCCAACGAAAGGCGCCGCGTGTACCTGAACCGCGGTGGCGATGCCCGCCCGCAGTTCGTGGACGTGGCCCCGCTCGTGGGCCTCACGGCCGGCGACAACTCGCGCGGCGTCGCCATCGCCGACCTGGACGGCGACGGCCGCCAGGACGTGGTGATCGCGAACCAGCACGCAGGTCCCACCCTCCTGCGCAACGCCCCCTCCGCCAAGGCAAAGGCATCGCACTGGATCGGCCTGCGCCTGGTGGGAAACGGCAAGAGATGCGGTCGCGAAGCCTACGGCTCCACGGCCACGGTGCTCATCCCCGGCGAGCGCCCCCAAACGCGCGAGGTGCAAGCGGCCAACGGCTTCTCCTCCCAGCACGACACCCGCCTGCACTTCGGGCTAGGGGCCGCCGCGCCGACGGTGGTAAGCGTCCGCATTCGCTGGTGCGGCGGCGCCACCACGGAGCACCGGCTGACGCGGGACGGGTATCATGTCTTACGGCAGGGATGA